The proteins below come from a single Nitrospirae bacterium CG2_30_53_67 genomic window:
- a CDS encoding MFS transporter, with the protein MFFGFGKNVFFAGLVSFFMDLSSEMIYPLIPLFLSNVLGVNKSVIGLIEGVAESTASLLRVFSGWFSDRIGNRKWLMAAGYGISTLSRPIIAPATGWHQVMGSRFMDRFGKGIRTAPRDAIIAESTEKSRLGRAFGFHRCMDTMGAVVGPALAFFFLGIFSNDYRKVFWLSMIPGTVAVLIIIFFITEKKKTAAAQSERPKLTLKHFDWKFKFFVIIAALFAVGNSSDVFLILRAEQVGIPAVTIPVVYLIFNLVYSLSAVPAGMAADRFGRKRIILLGFVLFTILYYGFAAASSTKAIWILFGFYGLFMGLTEGIQKAFLATIIPTDFKATAFGVYTTAVGLAMLPASLIGGWLWDHISPSATFYFGAITASLSAILFVIFIVFVNKETEKKVDCILR; encoded by the coding sequence ATGTTTTTCGGCTTCGGAAAGAATGTTTTCTTCGCCGGGCTGGTGAGTTTTTTCATGGACTTAAGCTCCGAGATGATCTATCCGCTTATTCCGCTTTTTCTGTCAAACGTCCTGGGAGTGAATAAATCGGTGATCGGTCTGATCGAAGGGGTTGCAGAATCCACCGCCAGTCTGCTCAGGGTTTTTTCCGGCTGGTTCTCGGACCGGATCGGGAACCGCAAATGGCTCATGGCTGCCGGGTACGGCATCTCCACACTCAGCAGGCCGATCATTGCGCCGGCAACGGGATGGCATCAGGTGATGGGATCGAGATTCATGGACCGGTTCGGCAAGGGGATCCGTACCGCGCCGCGCGACGCCATCATCGCCGAGTCCACGGAAAAGTCGCGCCTCGGGCGGGCATTCGGCTTTCACCGCTGCATGGACACCATGGGCGCTGTTGTCGGGCCTGCGCTGGCTTTTTTCTTTCTCGGTATCTTTTCGAATGATTATCGCAAGGTCTTCTGGCTCTCAATGATACCGGGAACCGTTGCCGTGCTGATCATCATCTTTTTCATCACGGAAAAGAAAAAAACCGCTGCTGCGCAGTCGGAGAGGCCGAAGCTGACGCTCAAGCATTTCGACTGGAAGTTCAAGTTTTTTGTCATCATTGCCGCCCTCTTCGCCGTCGGCAACTCAAGCGATGTTTTCCTGATCCTTCGGGCGGAGCAGGTCGGGATCCCGGCAGTCACGATTCCCGTGGTCTATCTGATCTTCAATCTCGTGTATTCGCTCTCAGCCGTTCCTGCAGGGATGGCAGCAGACCGGTTCGGCAGAAAGAGGATCATCCTCCTGGGGTTCGTGCTCTTTACTATACTCTATTATGGCTTTGCAGCCGCATCGAGCACAAAAGCCATCTGGATACTGTTCGGGTTCTATGGTCTCTTTATGGGATTGACCGAGGGGATTCAGAAGGCGTTTCTCGCCACGATCATCCCGACGGACTTCAAGGCAACGGCCTTCGGTGTCTATACCACTGCCGTCGGCCTTGCCATGCTCCCCGCCAGCCTTATCGGCGGTTGGCTCTGGGATCATATTTCACCATCGGCTACTTTCTATTTTGGAGCAATAACCGCTTCC
- a CDS encoding ATPase P gives MFELDIPGFGHVRLEYLVSDFTGTLSVDGKLSPGVKERMNRISEFLKIHILTADTFGKAKAELKDIHCTIHILTGDNHDVQKEHYIADLGAESLIAFGNGNNDRLMLKTAKIGVVVCLNEGCAADAVKAADILVTSIADGLDLLLNPMRLKATLRF, from the coding sequence GTGTTTGAACTTGATATCCCTGGTTTCGGTCATGTTCGTTTGGAGTATTTAGTTTCTGATTTTACAGGGACTCTTTCCGTTGACGGGAAACTTTCCCCCGGCGTCAAGGAGCGGATGAATAGAATATCGGAATTCTTAAAGATACATATTCTGACCGCAGACACCTTCGGCAAGGCAAAGGCCGAACTCAAAGACATCCACTGCACGATCCATATTCTGACAGGTGACAATCACGATGTTCAAAAAGAACACTATATAGCCGATCTCGGCGCCGAGAGTTTGATTGCCTTCGGCAACGGGAACAATGACCGGCTGATGCTTAAAACCGCCAAGATAGGTGTTGTTGTTTGCCTGAATGAAGGCTGTGCCGCTGATGCTGTCAAAGCGGCTGATATCTTGGTCACCTCGATTGCAGACGGCCTTGACCTGTTGCTGAATCCAATGAGACTGAAGGCGACATTGAGGTTTTAA
- a CDS encoding potassium transporter Kef, translating to MHEVWGMAALWIGLALIATLLSIWFRIATALSEILVGTVAQLVIAALIGTTLGADLPWIKFLSGTGAIVLTFLAGAELDPAVFKAKWKEATAIGLVSFFAPFLGCAAVAYYLLNWTVRASWLAGVALSTTSVAVVYAVMLELGLNKTEFGKTVLAACFITDLGTVISLGLIFAPFTGRTLIFAAVSITAFVALPYLTPRFFKKYGGRPSEPEAKYLLLILFGLGSLAVWSDSEAVLPAYVVGMALAGTVGKDHVLIRRLRTLTFGLLTPFYFIRAGSYVSVPAVFAAPMALLVLFMTKMVTKVIGVYPATRFYRYAQKEGIYTTLLMSTGLTFGSISALFGLNHGIIDQSQYSLLVVVVIGSAVVPTLIANAFFIPKYLLPEGRPEEAPDGSLEISPGGSPE from the coding sequence ATGCATGAAGTCTGGGGAATGGCGGCGCTATGGATAGGACTTGCCTTGATCGCCACTTTACTTTCCATCTGGTTTCGAATTGCAACCGCTCTTTCTGAAATCCTTGTCGGCACGGTCGCACAATTAGTCATAGCGGCTCTTATTGGAACGACGCTTGGCGCCGATTTGCCGTGGATCAAGTTCTTATCGGGAACAGGCGCTATCGTATTGACCTTTCTTGCAGGCGCTGAGCTGGACCCGGCGGTGTTCAAAGCAAAATGGAAAGAGGCAACCGCAATAGGCCTTGTCTCATTCTTTGCCCCTTTCCTCGGATGTGCCGCTGTTGCCTATTATCTGCTGAACTGGACGGTCAGGGCGAGCTGGCTTGCCGGGGTTGCGCTCTCCACGACATCGGTAGCAGTGGTTTATGCGGTCATGCTCGAACTGGGGCTGAACAAGACGGAGTTCGGGAAAACGGTCCTGGCTGCATGCTTTATCACCGATCTCGGCACGGTCATATCGCTCGGCCTGATATTTGCGCCCTTTACAGGCAGGACGTTAATCTTTGCTGCCGTCAGCATCACTGCCTTTGTCGCCCTTCCCTACCTCACCCCGAGGTTTTTCAAAAAATACGGGGGGAGGCCGTCTGAGCCTGAAGCCAAGTATCTCCTTCTCATACTGTTCGGGCTCGGCTCGCTGGCCGTATGGTCGGACAGTGAAGCCGTGCTGCCGGCCTATGTCGTAGGGATGGCGCTTGCAGGAACGGTCGGCAAAGATCATGTTCTTATCCGGAGATTACGAACGCTGACCTTTGGTCTTCTTACCCCTTTTTACTTTATCAGGGCAGGTTCCTATGTATCTGTCCCGGCTGTTTTTGCAGCTCCAATGGCGCTTCTCGTTCTCTTCATGACAAAGATGGTCACCAAGGTCATAGGAGTTTACCCTGCAACAAGATTTTATAGATATGCGCAAAAGGAAGGGATTTACACCACGCTTCTCATGTCCACCGGCTTGACCTTCGGCTCCATTTCCGCCCTTTTCGGTCTGAACCATGGGATCATAGATCAATCCCAGTATTCACTTCTCGTTGTGGTTGTTATCGGGAGCGCCGTAGTGCCGACACTGATCGCAAACGCATTCTTTATTCCAAAATATCTGCTGCCGGAAGGGAGACCCGAGGAAGCGCCGGATGGATCTTTGGAAATTTCACCGGGCGGCAGCCCTGAATAA